A section of the Mycolicibacterium anyangense genome encodes:
- a CDS encoding DUF2277 domain-containing protein, with the protein MCRNITELRGLEPAATAEEITATARQYVRKVSGISRPTDVVSEAFEAAVADVAAATTRLLADLPPRRQPPKTIPPLRRPEVRARMAAR; encoded by the coding sequence ATGTGCCGGAACATCACCGAACTGCGCGGCCTGGAGCCGGCGGCCACCGCCGAGGAGATCACCGCGACTGCTCGCCAGTATGTGCGCAAGGTCAGCGGTATCAGCAGGCCGACCGACGTGGTGTCGGAGGCCTTCGAGGCCGCGGTTGCCGATGTCGCGGCGGCCACTACCCGACTGCTCGCCGACCTGCCGCCGCGGCGCCAGCCGCCCAAGACCATCCCGCCGCTGCGCCGTCCCGAGGTCCGGGCCCGGATGGCGGCCCGATGA
- a CDS encoding DUF1802 family protein codes for MTSALKEWSAAVHALLDGRQTVLLRKGGIGEKRFEVAAQEFLLFPTVAHSHAERVRPQHRDLLDVAAPDSTEDLVVVRAAAKVVAAVAVMRDAGLGDIEDLHIWTAESVRADRLDFRPKHRLTVLVVQACALVEPIRLAREPQYGGCTSWVQLPASGQLAEPVHDADELAAVAARVRAAVG; via the coding sequence ATGACCTCGGCTCTCAAAGAGTGGAGTGCTGCGGTGCACGCGCTGCTCGACGGCAGGCAGACGGTGCTGCTGCGCAAGGGCGGTATCGGCGAGAAGCGCTTCGAGGTTGCCGCCCAGGAGTTCCTGCTGTTCCCGACGGTCGCGCACAGCCATGCCGAGCGGGTTCGCCCGCAGCATCGCGACTTGCTGGACGTGGCTGCGCCGGACAGCACCGAAGATCTGGTCGTGGTTCGTGCGGCCGCCAAAGTCGTTGCCGCCGTGGCTGTTATGCGGGACGCCGGCCTCGGTGACATCGAAGACCTGCATATCTGGACTGCGGAATCGGTGCGCGCGGATCGGCTGGACTTCCGGCCCAAGCACCGGCTGACGGTCTTGGTGGTCCAGGCGTGTGCGCTCGTCGAGCCGATCCGGCTGGCCCGTGAACCGCAGTACGGCGGGTGCACCAGTTGGGTGCAATTACCGGCCAGCGGTCAGCTGGCCGAGCCCGTCCACGACGCCGATGAGCTAGCCGCGGTCGCGGCGCGGGTTCGTGCCGCCGTCGGCTGA
- a CDS encoding enoyl-CoA hydratase translates to MTSDDILLIDTTDRIRTITLNRPGARNALSSALRTQLFAALAAAEVDDDVDVVIFTGADPVFCAGLDLKELGDTTELPDISPKWPPMTKPVIGAINGAAVTGGLELALYCDILIASEQARFADTHARVGLMPTWGLSVRLPQKVGVGLARRMSLTGDYLSAQEALRAGLVTQVVPHAELLATARSVAATIAGNNQKAVRALLASYHRIDEDQTNSGLWIEAMSAKAWMASTSGDDIAASRASVIERGRAQVN, encoded by the coding sequence ATGACCAGCGACGACATTCTGCTCATCGACACCACCGACCGGATTCGCACGATCACCCTCAACCGGCCGGGTGCGCGTAACGCGCTCTCCTCGGCGTTGCGCACCCAGTTGTTCGCGGCACTGGCGGCCGCCGAGGTCGACGACGACGTCGACGTCGTGATCTTCACCGGGGCCGACCCGGTGTTCTGCGCCGGTCTGGATCTCAAGGAGCTCGGCGACACCACCGAGCTGCCCGACATCTCCCCGAAGTGGCCGCCGATGACCAAACCGGTGATCGGCGCCATCAACGGCGCCGCCGTGACCGGCGGGCTCGAATTGGCGCTCTACTGCGACATTTTGATCGCCTCCGAGCAGGCCCGGTTCGCCGACACCCACGCCCGGGTCGGACTGATGCCAACCTGGGGACTGTCCGTGCGCCTGCCGCAGAAGGTCGGTGTCGGGCTGGCCCGGCGGATGAGCCTGACCGGTGACTACCTGTCGGCACAGGAGGCGCTGCGGGCCGGGCTGGTGACGCAGGTGGTGCCGCATGCCGAATTGCTCGCGACCGCGCGATCGGTAGCCGCGACCATCGCCGGCAACAACCAGAAGGCGGTTCGTGCGCTGCTGGCGTCCTACCACCGCATCGACGAGGACCAGACGAACTCCGGGCTGTGGATCGAGGCGATGTCGGCGAAGGCATGGATGGCCTCGACGAGCGGTGACGACATCGCGGCCAGCCGGGCCTCGGTGATCGAACGGGGCCGCGCCCAGGTCAACTGA
- a CDS encoding metallophosphoesterase family protein, protein MAPTLWAISDLHTGHTGNKPVTESLYPSSPDDWLIVAGDVAERTDEIRWSLDLLRRRFAKVIWVPGNHELWTTGKDPMQIFGRARYDYLVNMCDEMGVVTPEHPFPVWTEQGGPATIVPMFLLYDYTFLPAGATTKAEGLAIAKAANIVATDEFLLSSEPYATRDAWCRDRLSYTRKRLEDLDWMTPTVLVNHFPMRREPCDVMFYPEFSLWCGTVETADWHTRYNAVCSVYGHLHIPRTTWYDGVRFEEVSVGYPREWRRRKPYRWMRQILPDPQYAPGYLNDFGGHFVITQEMKEQSEKFRDRLRSRRG, encoded by the coding sequence GTGGCTCCCACACTCTGGGCGATCAGTGACCTGCACACGGGTCACACCGGCAACAAGCCGGTCACCGAATCGCTGTACCCGTCGTCACCGGATGACTGGCTGATCGTCGCCGGTGACGTCGCCGAGCGCACCGACGAGATCCGGTGGTCGCTGGACTTGCTGCGCCGCCGGTTCGCCAAGGTGATCTGGGTGCCGGGTAACCACGAGTTGTGGACCACCGGCAAGGACCCGATGCAGATCTTCGGCCGGGCCCGCTACGACTACCTGGTCAACATGTGCGACGAGATGGGTGTCGTCACACCCGAGCACCCGTTCCCGGTCTGGACCGAACAGGGCGGCCCGGCGACCATCGTGCCGATGTTCCTGCTCTACGACTACACATTCCTGCCGGCCGGTGCGACCACCAAGGCCGAGGGACTGGCGATCGCCAAGGCCGCCAACATCGTGGCTACCGACGAGTTCCTGTTGTCCAGCGAGCCGTACGCGACCCGCGACGCATGGTGCCGGGATCGGTTGTCCTACACCAGGAAACGCCTGGAAGATCTGGACTGGATGACGCCGACGGTGCTGGTGAACCATTTCCCGATGCGCCGCGAACCGTGTGACGTGATGTTCTATCCGGAGTTCTCGCTGTGGTGTGGCACCGTCGAGACCGCCGACTGGCACACCCGGTACAACGCGGTCTGCTCGGTATACGGCCATCTGCACATTCCCCGCACCACCTGGTACGACGGGGTGCGCTTCGAGGAGGTCTCGGTGGGATACCCACGAGAGTGGCGGCGCCGCAAGCCCTATCGATGGATGCGCCAGATCCTGCCCGACCCGCAATACGCGCCCGGCTACCTCAACGACTTCGGCGGACACTTCGTCATCACCCAGGAGATGAAGGAGCAGTCCGAGAAGTTCCGGGACCGGCTGCGTAGCCGTCGCGGATGA
- a CDS encoding CocE/NonD family hydrolase gives MTNPVARANFRPARTRVRQFADRAVGRALKLPPPSTDYVVHRGVGIPMRDGVTLRATRYAPLTTAPRGTILVRGPYGRSFPFSLIYAQLYAARGYHVLLQSVRGTFGSGGQFVPMVHEAPDAADTVVWLREQDWFTGSFATIGLSYLGYTQWALLADPPPELAAAVITVGPHDFHASSWGTGSFSLNDFLGWSDMVAHQEAPPLQRLAYQVIAGRRLERGVLGLPLGGAGREFLGAGSPWYESWIEHPEVDDPFWETMRMTTALDRCEVPVLLLTGWQDLFLEQTIHQYRHLRARDVDVALTIGPWTHSDMVTKAAGQAANETLTWLGAHLAKTPTRQRPGRVRIYVDHHGWVDLPDWPPATGEGVMYLQPAGRLAAAPPPGDGTPSTFRYDPADPTPTLGGRLLARTSGYRDDTALAQRGDVLSFTSGPLDSDLYVCGNPVIELAHESDIAHFDLFVRISEVDARGRSRNVSDGYRRFTANPDGPIRIELDAIAHRFAAGTRIRVLVAGGSHPRYARNLGTGEPAISGQRMVASVHTVHHGAGGVSRLILPASDVPPSADGGTNPRRDRG, from the coding sequence GTGACCAACCCCGTCGCCCGCGCCAACTTCCGGCCGGCCCGCACCCGAGTCCGCCAGTTCGCCGACCGGGCCGTCGGGCGGGCGCTGAAGTTGCCACCGCCCAGCACCGACTACGTCGTGCACCGCGGGGTCGGGATCCCGATGCGCGACGGCGTGACGCTGCGGGCCACCCGCTACGCCCCGCTGACCACCGCCCCGCGGGGCACCATTCTGGTGCGCGGGCCCTACGGCCGTTCCTTCCCGTTCTCGCTGATCTACGCACAGCTGTATGCCGCCCGCGGCTACCACGTGCTGTTGCAGAGCGTGCGGGGCACCTTCGGCTCCGGCGGCCAGTTCGTGCCGATGGTGCACGAGGCTCCCGACGCCGCCGACACCGTGGTGTGGCTACGCGAACAGGACTGGTTCACAGGCTCTTTCGCGACCATCGGGTTGTCCTATTTGGGCTATACCCAATGGGCGCTGCTGGCCGACCCGCCGCCCGAACTGGCCGCGGCGGTGATCACCGTCGGCCCGCACGATTTCCACGCCTCGTCCTGGGGCACCGGCTCGTTCTCCCTCAACGATTTCCTCGGCTGGTCGGACATGGTGGCGCACCAGGAGGCGCCACCACTGCAGCGGCTGGCCTACCAGGTGATCGCCGGGCGCCGGCTGGAACGCGGTGTGCTCGGCCTGCCGTTGGGCGGGGCCGGCCGGGAGTTCCTGGGCGCGGGCTCACCGTGGTACGAGTCGTGGATCGAGCACCCCGAGGTGGACGACCCGTTCTGGGAGACCATGCGGATGACGACCGCGCTGGATCGCTGCGAGGTGCCTGTGCTGTTGCTCACCGGCTGGCAGGACCTGTTCCTCGAGCAGACCATTCACCAGTACCGGCACCTGCGCGCCCGCGATGTGGACGTGGCGCTGACGATCGGGCCGTGGACCCATTCGGACATGGTCACCAAGGCGGCCGGGCAGGCGGCCAACGAGACCCTGACCTGGCTGGGTGCCCACCTGGCCAAGACACCGACGCGACAACGGCCCGGCCGGGTGCGGATCTACGTCGACCACCACGGCTGGGTGGATCTGCCGGACTGGCCACCGGCCACCGGCGAGGGCGTGATGTACCTGCAGCCGGCGGGCCGGCTGGCCGCCGCACCCCCGCCCGGGGACGGCACTCCGTCGACGTTTCGCTATGACCCGGCCGATCCGACTCCGACGCTCGGTGGGCGGCTGCTGGCCCGCACGAGCGGTTACCGGGACGACACCGCCCTGGCTCAGCGTGGTGACGTCCTGAGCTTCACCAGTGGGCCGCTGGATTCCGATCTGTATGTGTGTGGCAATCCGGTGATCGAATTGGCCCACGAGTCCGATATCGCGCACTTCGACCTGTTCGTGCGGATCAGCGAGGTCGACGCGCGCGGCCGGTCCCGCAATGTCAGCGACGGCTACCGTCGGTTCACCGCCAACCCCGACGGCCCGATCCGTATCGAACTCGACGCGATCGCCCATCGCTTCGCGGCAGGCACCCGCATCCGGGTGCTCGTCGCCGGCGGCTCACATCCCCGCTACGCCCGCAACCTGGGCACCGGCGAGCCGGCCATCAGCGGTCAGCGGATGGTCGCCTCGGTGCACACCGTCCATCACGGTGCCGGCGGCGTGTCCAGGCTGATCCTGCCTGCCTCGGATGTGCCGCCCTCAGCCGACGGCGGCACGAACCCGCGCCGCGACCGCGGCTAG
- the pptT gene encoding 4'-phosphopantetheinyl transferase PptT: MSELMRAVLPEITGLVYAELYDDPPDLAPLPEEEPLIAKSVDKRRNEFVTVRHCARMALAELGLPPVPILKGDKGEPCWPDGVVGSLTHTQGYRGAVVGRSESVRSVGIDAEPHGVLPDGVLNAISLPAERYEIATLPGGLHWDRILFCAKEATYKAWFPLTQRWLGFEDAHITFDVDATGLRGRFVSRILIDPAARSGPPLSQFEGRWSVGGGLALTAIVL, translated from the coding sequence ATGAGCGAGCTCATGCGGGCGGTACTGCCCGAGATCACCGGCCTGGTCTACGCGGAACTGTACGACGATCCACCCGACCTTGCGCCGCTTCCCGAGGAAGAGCCCCTGATCGCCAAGTCGGTGGACAAGCGGCGCAACGAGTTCGTCACGGTGCGCCACTGCGCCCGGATGGCCTTGGCGGAACTTGGCCTACCACCGGTTCCGATCCTCAAGGGGGACAAGGGCGAGCCCTGCTGGCCCGACGGAGTGGTCGGCAGTCTCACCCACACCCAGGGCTACCGCGGGGCCGTCGTCGGCCGCAGCGAGTCGGTGCGATCGGTGGGCATCGACGCCGAACCGCACGGAGTGCTGCCCGACGGGGTGCTCAACGCCATCAGCCTGCCGGCCGAACGCTACGAGATCGCCACGCTGCCCGGCGGGCTGCATTGGGACCGGATCCTGTTCTGCGCCAAGGAAGCCACCTACAAGGCCTGGTTCCCGCTGACCCAGCGATGGCTGGGGTTCGAGGACGCCCACATCACCTTCGACGTCGACGCCACCGGCCTGCGGGGCCGCTTCGTGTCGCGGATCCTCATCGACCCGGCCGCCCGGTCCGGCCCGCCGTTGAGTCAGTTCGAGGGCCGCTGGTCGGTGGGTGGGGGCCTGGCACTGACGGCGATCGTGCTGTGA
- a CDS encoding TetR/AcrR family transcriptional regulator, which translates to MASRLALADAPYTPQHRPTERTLRPVPPVGTRRVGRPRGSNSDARRQMIVSAGIQVFAARGYDAATLKEVADLVDVTRPAVHHYFAGKAPLYQAALERAREIVLSNWSGSTSGLLDGRPCDDEVRFACALLGTSLAQSRRLAEIAPMITEIADEVRQLCRSATTPAGLAGSKTSTEILTATIIGQWVLTAAALPELDSARS; encoded by the coding sequence ATGGCTTCCAGGCTGGCTCTGGCCGACGCACCGTATACACCGCAGCACCGCCCTACCGAGCGCACCCTGCGGCCGGTGCCGCCGGTGGGCACCCGCCGGGTCGGCCGCCCCCGCGGCTCGAACAGCGACGCACGCCGTCAGATGATCGTCTCGGCCGGTATCCAGGTCTTTGCCGCCCGCGGTTATGACGCGGCCACCCTCAAAGAGGTCGCCGACCTGGTCGACGTCACCCGTCCGGCGGTGCACCACTACTTCGCCGGCAAGGCCCCGCTGTACCAGGCGGCTCTGGAGCGGGCCCGCGAGATCGTGCTGTCCAACTGGTCGGGGTCGACATCCGGCCTGCTCGACGGCCGGCCCTGCGACGACGAGGTGCGCTTCGCCTGCGCGCTGCTGGGCACATCGCTGGCCCAGAGCCGCCGACTGGCTGAGATCGCACCCATGATCACCGAGATCGCCGACGAGGTCAGGCAGCTGTGCCGGTCGGCCACCACCCCGGCCGGGCTCGCCGGCAGCAAGACCAGCACCGAGATCCTGACCGCCACGATCATCGGCCAGTGGGTGCTGACCGCCGCCGCACTGCCGGAGTTGGACTCCGCCCGGTCCTGA